Genomic DNA from Vibrio tubiashii ATCC 19109:
ACAAGGCGCACGAGCATTATGAAACCATGATGGCTATTCGTGTCAGAGATCTCGATGCAAAATACAATCTAACGTATCAAGCAAAAGAGCAAGCTGAAGCTGACTTTACTGATATTGAAGAACGTCTACAAAAGCAAGTTGAAGAGAAAGAACACCTTGAAGACAAGATTGAAGAGCTAGAGTGTGATTTGGCTGAGTCAAAACAAAATAATTCTGAGTTACTACAGCACAACCTTCACCTTACAAATAACTTGAGCGCAGCGGCAGAGAAGTACGAGACACTTCAAGGTACGCACCAAGACCTGAATGGGCAGCTTTCAGCACTACAAAACGATCATACTGCTGTAGCTGTGAAACTGGAGTTCGCGATAAACGAAAACGACAGCCTCCAATCACGCGTTGATGAGTTAACTGTTAGGTATGAGGAAGCGAAAGAGCAGTTAGCTGAAACCAAAGCGAAGTTAACAGTCTCTGAGGATAGGCTACATAAGTCAGAAAGCAGCTAGAAAAATCGATAGAAGGAAACAGGTAGTCGTAATTTACCAAGTCGTTTTATGTTCGCACCACACTCTCGTGGTCATAGTGTAAGTCCGATGAAATCACATTACTTATTATTATGACTTGAGTTGCTTAATCAACAAGAGCAGTATTGGAGGAATAAAACCTTACCACATGCAAGGTAAATCAAAGGATTAGAATGGAAAACTTCATAGATGCAGATTTGTTTTCTCAAGTAGAGGAACATCTGAAATGTACCGAGCTAAACTGGTTGATGGGCGCAGGTATTAGTTATGATGCCAAACTGCCACTTATGTACCCGCTGACAAATAAAGTTAAGAAGGACTTAAAAGCGGACAACCAGGACGTGTTCGATAAGATTGTTGCTCCCCTGTTCACAGAGTTACCTCAGGAGTGCCATATCGAACATATCCTCAGTCATTTAGGTGACTATGCAGCCTTGGCGGAGAGGAGTAAAGACAAAAAGATCAGTATCAATGGTGCTGAAGTAACGTTAGTTGAGTTGCAAGAAGCCCATCGTTTAATTCTTGACTCTATATCAAATGTAATTAGAAGTGGTTATGTTGAAGACAAAGCAGGAAACACAACTGAACAAGGAACTATAGCTGAACCAATAGTAGAAATTGACTCTCATTTAGAGTTTATTGACACTTTATTCAATCACGCAGGTGCTGGTATTTATGAACGGAGGAAGTCCGTAAACATTTTCACCACCAACTATGACA
This window encodes:
- a CDS encoding DNA-binding protein, producing the protein MARPKSYTDDDVIKIATQLISKGKKPSGWHIKEVLGRGKISTIKADLDRLIQNGHISVEALNAQDYKVCEATRAFLSYDLPVELQELLAKREEELCKVMRDMTTALNNKAHEHYETMMAIRVRDLDAKYNLTYQAKEQAEADFTDIEERLQKQVEEKEHLEDKIEELECDLAESKQNNSELLQHNLHLTNNLSAAAEKYETLQGTHQDLNGQLSALQNDHTAVAVKLEFAINENDSLQSRVDELTVRYEEAKEQLAETKAKLTVSEDRLHKSESS